Proteins found in one Candidatus Cetobacterium colombiensis genomic segment:
- a CDS encoding RNA-guided endonuclease TnpB family protein, which yields MKTYNLAFKYRIYPNEIQTNTINATFGCTRLIYNRFLAQRKELYETEKKSVTYNTQAKELPLLKNELPFLKEVDSIALQQALKNLETAYKNFFQKRADFPKFKSKRSSRKSYNTVSTSNNIRVEGSYLKLPKLGLVKIKLHRQIPQNYVIKSATISQEPNGAYYVSLLTEFEKDIKEVSSDNNIVGLDFSMSELFVSSENQRADYPRFFRKLETKLAKAQRELSRKVKFSSNWNKAKLKVAKIHQTIKNSRKDFLHKLSKELVTKYNAICIEDLNMKGMSGALNFGKSVSDNGWGLFTTMLQYKSMFLGKQVIKIDKWFPSSKTCSFCGAIKTELPLSSRVYKCDECNSEIDRDLNASINIREVGRSLLAY from the coding sequence ATGAAGACATATAATTTAGCTTTTAAATATAGAATCTATCCTAATGAAATTCAAACGAATACCATTAATGCAACTTTTGGTTGTACTAGACTTATATATAACAGATTCTTAGCTCAGAGAAAAGAATTGTATGAGACAGAAAAAAAATCTGTAACTTACAATACTCAAGCTAAAGAACTCCCCCTACTTAAAAATGAATTACCATTCTTAAAAGAGGTTGATTCTATCGCATTACAACAAGCTCTTAAAAATTTAGAAACCGCATATAAGAATTTTTTTCAGAAAAGAGCAGATTTTCCTAAGTTCAAATCTAAAAGGTCAAGTAGAAAATCATACAATACAGTATCTACAAGTAACAATATCAGAGTTGAAGGGAGTTATTTAAAACTCCCAAAGCTAGGTTTAGTTAAAATTAAACTTCATAGACAGATACCTCAAAATTATGTAATTAAATCAGCTACCATTAGCCAAGAACCTAACGGTGCTTACTACGTTTCTTTACTAACTGAGTTTGAAAAGGATATTAAAGAAGTTTCAAGCGATAACAATATTGTTGGGCTTGATTTTTCTATGTCAGAATTATTTGTTAGCTCTGAAAATCAAAGAGCTGACTATCCTAGATTTTTTAGAAAGTTAGAAACTAAATTAGCTAAAGCTCAAAGAGAACTATCTCGTAAAGTTAAATTCTCAAGTAATTGGAATAAGGCTAAATTAAAAGTTGCTAAAATCCACCAAACAATCAAAAACAGTAGAAAAGATTTTCTGCATAAATTATCAAAAGAACTTGTGACAAAATACAATGCCATATGTATTGAAGACCTTAATATGAAAGGTATGAGTGGAGCACTAAACTTTGGTAAATCTGTCTCTGATAACGGGTGGGGATTATTTACAACCATGCTTCAATACAAATCAATGTTTTTAGGTAAACAAGTAATTAAAATTGACAAGTGGTTTCCATCGTCAAAAACTTGTTCATTTTGTGGTGCTATAAAAACTGAATTGCCACTATCTTCAAGAGTTTACAAATGTGATGAATGTAACTCAGAGATAGATAGAGACCTAAACGCAAGTATAAATATTCGTGAGGTTGGTAGAAGTCTACTAGCCTATTAA
- a CDS encoding response regulator, whose translation MILVVEDTLSLRKLTRTILEKDGFSVDEAENGENGADGYLTKPFSKALLLSMANRFHLKLSEISERIANLKFIKEVNYHCLK comes from the coding sequence ATGATACTAGTTGTTGAAGACACTTTGAGTTTAAGAAAACTCACTAGGACAATTTTAGAAAAGGATGGATTTTCAGTGGATGAAGCTGAAAATGGTGAAAATGGTGCTGATGGATACCTTACAAAACCTTTTTCTAAGGCACTGTTACTTTCTATGGCAAATAGATTTCATCTTAAACTCTCTGAAATAAGTGAACGAATTGCCAATCTAAAGTTTATTAAAGAGGTGAACTACCACTGCCTTAAATAG